In Mytilus trossulus isolate FHL-02 chromosome 6, PNRI_Mtr1.1.1.hap1, whole genome shotgun sequence, a single window of DNA contains:
- the LOC134723695 gene encoding uncharacterized protein LOC134723695 codes for MLSTTGIVYAKNETVNNSTGLDNINRPGVDTDIKTSSSLKSLKYSLIDMLIIGFVCITTTAMLSVSLSILYFKYDCKQEEPEEKIRSYEDLHSASSSTGGYANVN; via the exons ATGCTATCTACAACAGGCATAGTATATGCCAAGAACG agACGGTCAATAATTCCACTGGtttggataatataaatagacCCGGAGTAGACACAGATATAAAAACATCTTCTTCACTGAAAAGCCTAAAGTATTCACTCATAGACATGCTTATAATCGGTTTCGTCTGCATCACCACAACCGCCATGTTATCAGTATCACTTAGTATATTGTACTTTAAATACG attGTAAACAAGAAGAACCCGAAGAAAA GATTAGATCTTATGAAGACTTGCATTCGGCCTCGTCGTCAACAGGTGGATATGCCAATGTGAACTGA
- the LOC134721731 gene encoding uncharacterized protein LOC134721731 isoform X1, producing the protein MYIHTCIGKYCQMDELSAHLIEEDQRASLPTHPEVKRIQLAIENVLKTILGCIADKDKRLKGKLLPVGSYYTDLKIGFPDEFDFLYELESLVEGKNFEIRPSGFKDIKNLWRTPNGNPLKKKVQIKTPEKFSNKDNENSSSNWLHKINGGFVLSPVGVKNTLYDAVFHEAHHLDNSMLPRYLSLDRTEEATFVYGPATTLFFIWNGRFYKNLKVSVDLTVCIKAENCDEYFDFLRPNYMDQSSCLRKILEEEMCCYGCHLVPHISDHGHIQWKLSTSYLETRVLSRFPKKSVLKQVIRIVKFDKEKFLKVRPDLGIMNDKILADFLQLANFYSGNDYDENFKNLVSSYVIKNVVFHLCGFATCREWNKASLSTLYLLTLTTLYGGFKRHSIRNFFISQHNLTIPDHGDILPGFQKLFGEVKIESYQKRFQQLDIKDFDLNKFESQPFEPSGLKTFFKITKDDIDTNYHILWESKFLI; encoded by the exons Atgtatattcatacatgtattgg CAAGTATTGTCAGATGGATGAACTTTCAGCACATTTAATTGAGGAAGACCAAAGAGCTTCACTACCTACGCATCCCGAAGTGAAGAGGATACAATTAGCAattgaaaatgtattaaaaacaaTCTTAGGCTGTATTGCAGATAAAGACAAACGACTTAAAGGCAAATTGCTACCAGTAGGTAGCTATTACACTGACTTAAAAATTGGGTTTCCAGATGAATTTGATTTTCTCTATGAACTTGAATCACTTGTTGAAGGAAAAAACTTTGAGATAAGACCCTCTGGGTTTAAGGATATCAAAAACTTATGGAGAACCCCAAATGGCAATCCATTGAAGAAAAAAGTTCAAATCAAGACACCAGAAAAATTCTCTAACAAGGATAATGAAAATTCGAGTTCTAACTGGttacataaaataaatggaGGCTTTGTTCTAAGCCCTGTAGGCGTTAAAAATACCCTTTATGATGCAGTTTTTCATGAAGCACATCACCTTGACAATTCAATGCTCCCTAGGTATTTGTCCCTTGACAGGACAGAGGAAGCCACATTTGTCTACGGTCCAGCTACtactttattctttatttggAATGgtagattttataaaaatcttaaagTTAGTGTGGATTTAACAGTATGCATTAAAGCAGAGAACTGTGAcgaatattttgactttttaagaCCAAATTACATGGATCAATCTAGCTGCTTAAGAAAAATACTTGAAGAAGAAATGTGTTGCTATGGTTGCCACCTGGTACCTCATATTTCTGATCATGGCCATATTCAATGGAAATTGTCTACTTCTTATTTGGAAACCAGAGTTTTATCAAGATTTCCAAAGAAATCAGTCTTGAAACAAGTTATTAGAATTGTTAAATTTGACAAGGAAAAGTTTCTGAAAGTGCGTCCCGATCTTGGGATAatgaatgataaaatattagcTGATTTTCTTCAACTGGCCAACTTTTACAGTGGAAATGATTatgatgaaaattttaaaaacttagttTCATCATACGTAATAAAGAATGTAGTATTCCACCTGTGTGGGTTTGCTACTTGCAGGGAATGGAATAAAGCTTCCCTTTCAACATTGTATCTTTTGACACTCACTACACTCTATGGAGGTTTTAAGAGACATTCAATCAGaaacttttttatttctcaaCACAATCTAACCATTCCAGACCATGGAGATATCTTACCTGGGTTTCAGAAACTATTTGGAGaagtcaaaattgaaagttaCCAAAAAAGGTTTCAACAACTGGATATAAAAGATTTTGACttgaataaatttgaaagtCAACCATTTGAGCCATCAGGACTGAAAACATTCTTTAAAATTACTAAAGATGACATAGATACAAATTATCATATTCTGTGGGAGTCAAAATTtctaatttaa
- the LOC134721731 gene encoding uncharacterized protein LOC134721731 isoform X2: MDELSAHLIEEDQRASLPTHPEVKRIQLAIENVLKTILGCIADKDKRLKGKLLPVGSYYTDLKIGFPDEFDFLYELESLVEGKNFEIRPSGFKDIKNLWRTPNGNPLKKKVQIKTPEKFSNKDNENSSSNWLHKINGGFVLSPVGVKNTLYDAVFHEAHHLDNSMLPRYLSLDRTEEATFVYGPATTLFFIWNGRFYKNLKVSVDLTVCIKAENCDEYFDFLRPNYMDQSSCLRKILEEEMCCYGCHLVPHISDHGHIQWKLSTSYLETRVLSRFPKKSVLKQVIRIVKFDKEKFLKVRPDLGIMNDKILADFLQLANFYSGNDYDENFKNLVSSYVIKNVVFHLCGFATCREWNKASLSTLYLLTLTTLYGGFKRHSIRNFFISQHNLTIPDHGDILPGFQKLFGEVKIESYQKRFQQLDIKDFDLNKFESQPFEPSGLKTFFKITKDDIDTNYHILWESKFLI, from the coding sequence ATGGATGAACTTTCAGCACATTTAATTGAGGAAGACCAAAGAGCTTCACTACCTACGCATCCCGAAGTGAAGAGGATACAATTAGCAattgaaaatgtattaaaaacaaTCTTAGGCTGTATTGCAGATAAAGACAAACGACTTAAAGGCAAATTGCTACCAGTAGGTAGCTATTACACTGACTTAAAAATTGGGTTTCCAGATGAATTTGATTTTCTCTATGAACTTGAATCACTTGTTGAAGGAAAAAACTTTGAGATAAGACCCTCTGGGTTTAAGGATATCAAAAACTTATGGAGAACCCCAAATGGCAATCCATTGAAGAAAAAAGTTCAAATCAAGACACCAGAAAAATTCTCTAACAAGGATAATGAAAATTCGAGTTCTAACTGGttacataaaataaatggaGGCTTTGTTCTAAGCCCTGTAGGCGTTAAAAATACCCTTTATGATGCAGTTTTTCATGAAGCACATCACCTTGACAATTCAATGCTCCCTAGGTATTTGTCCCTTGACAGGACAGAGGAAGCCACATTTGTCTACGGTCCAGCTACtactttattctttatttggAATGgtagattttataaaaatcttaaagTTAGTGTGGATTTAACAGTATGCATTAAAGCAGAGAACTGTGAcgaatattttgactttttaagaCCAAATTACATGGATCAATCTAGCTGCTTAAGAAAAATACTTGAAGAAGAAATGTGTTGCTATGGTTGCCACCTGGTACCTCATATTTCTGATCATGGCCATATTCAATGGAAATTGTCTACTTCTTATTTGGAAACCAGAGTTTTATCAAGATTTCCAAAGAAATCAGTCTTGAAACAAGTTATTAGAATTGTTAAATTTGACAAGGAAAAGTTTCTGAAAGTGCGTCCCGATCTTGGGATAatgaatgataaaatattagcTGATTTTCTTCAACTGGCCAACTTTTACAGTGGAAATGATTatgatgaaaattttaaaaacttagttTCATCATACGTAATAAAGAATGTAGTATTCCACCTGTGTGGGTTTGCTACTTGCAGGGAATGGAATAAAGCTTCCCTTTCAACATTGTATCTTTTGACACTCACTACACTCTATGGAGGTTTTAAGAGACATTCAATCAGaaacttttttatttctcaaCACAATCTAACCATTCCAGACCATGGAGATATCTTACCTGGGTTTCAGAAACTATTTGGAGaagtcaaaattgaaagttaCCAAAAAAGGTTTCAACAACTGGATATAAAAGATTTTGACttgaataaatttgaaagtCAACCATTTGAGCCATCAGGACTGAAAACATTCTTTAAAATTACTAAAGATGACATAGATACAAATTATCATATTCTGTGGGAGTCAAAATTtctaatttaa